The nucleotide sequence GCACCCTGCTCAAACGCGAAGTACTACCCGAACACGTCGCCAACGCCGTCATCGCGCTCACCACCGGCGACCTGTCCCACACCACCGGCCTGCACATCCCCGTCGACGCAGGCGTCGCCGCCGCCTTCCTACGATGACCACCCACACCGCCGCAGCCGTCGACCTCGGCGCCTCGAGCGGCAGAGTCATGCTGGCCCGGGTCGGTCGCGACCGGCTCGACATCACCGAGGTGCACCGCTTCGGTAACGTCCCCGTGCGGCTCCCCGGCGGGCTGCACTGGGACGTGCTGCGGCTCTACCGCGACGTGCTCGACGGGCTCGGGCAGGCGGCCCGGGCCTGCGTCGACGGCGAGGTGCTGGGCAGCATCGGCATCGACTCGTGGGCGGTCGACTACGGCCTGCTCGACGACACCGGTGCGCTGCTCGGCAACCCGCACCACTACCGCGACGGGCGGACGTCCGGCGCCGCGGCGGCCGTTCACGCGAAGATCGGCGAGCGCGGGCTCTACGACATCACCGGGCTGCAGTACCTGCCGTTCAACACGATCTACCAGCTCGCGGTCGACCCGGCCGCGGCGACGGCCGCGCACGCCCTGCTCGTCCCCGACCTGCTCACCTACTGGCTCACCGGCTCACTCGGCACCGAGGCCACCAACGCGTCGACGACCGGGCTGCTGGACGTCCGATCCGGCGACTGGGCGGCGCCGCTGTTCGACGCTCTCGGGCTGCCGCCGGGGCTGTTCCCGCCGCTGCGCCGGCCCGGCGACGTCGTCGGCCCGCTGCTGCCCGAGGTGCTCGACGACACCGGGCTGGCCCCGTCCGCCGTCGTCACCGCCGTCGGGTCGCACGACACCGCCTCCGCCGTCGTCGGGGTGCCGGCCGCGGACGAGCGGTTCGCCTACATCTCCTGCGGCACCTGGTCGCTGGTCGGCGTCGAGCTGGACGCCCCGGTGCTGACGCCGGCCGGCCGGGCGGCCAACTTCACCAACGAGGGCGGCGTCGACGGCACCGTCCGCTACCTGCGCAACGTCATGGGGCTGTGGCTGCTGAGCGAGTCGATCGCGACGTGGAACCGCACCGGGCCGCCCGCCGACCTGCCGGCGCTGCTCGCGGCCGCCGCCGACGTCCCCGCCGGCGGTCCCGTCTTCGACCCCGACGACCCCGTGTTCCTGCCGCCGGGCGACCAGCCTGCCCGCATCGCCGACGCGCTGCGCCGGGCCGGCGAGCGGGTGCCGTCGAGCCGGGCGGAACTGGTCCGCTGCATCCTCGACAGCCTGGCCGCGGCCTACGCTCGCACCGTCCGCGAGGCGTCCGGCCTGTCCGGCTGCCCCGTCGACGTCGTCCACCTCGTCGGCGGCGGCGCCCGCAACGAGCTGCTCTGCCGTCTGACGGCCGACGCCTGCGAGCTGCCGGTGCTGGCCGGCCCGGTCGAGGCGACCGCGCTCGGCAACGTGCTGGTGCAAGCGCGCGCCCACGGCGCCGTCGCCGGCGACCGGTGGGCACTGCGCGAACTGCTCCGCTCCACCCAGCCGACGACCCGCTACGAACCCTCTAGCATGTGAACTCAGCACGGGAGGTCTCGCCGATGGCCGACGAACGTCCGCCGCGTCTGCCGCCGCGCTGGTTCATCCGGACGTTCTGGACGCTGCACCGTGCGCTGTGCCGCGTCAGTGGCGGACGGCTCGGGCTGTGGCGGCCGAAGCCCGGCAAGTGGGGCACGCTGCGCCTGACGACCACCGGGCGGCGGACCGGCCGCGAGCGCAAGGTCGTCCTCGGCTATGTCGAGGACGGCCCGAACCTGGTCACGCTGGCGATGAACGGCTGGGCGGCGCCGGAGCCCGCGTGGTGGCTGAACCTGCAGGCGCGGCCGGACGCCACCGTCGAGCTGGCCGGCACGTCGCACCCGGTCCGGGCCCGGGCCGCCGAGGGCGCTGAGCGGACCCGGCTGTGGGAGACGTGGCGGGGCATCGACAAAGGGCTGGACGGCCTCGCGGCCAGGCGGCCGGCGGAGACGGCGGTGGTGATCCTGGAGCCGCGCGCCCACTAGGCTCGGCGCGTGATCCGGCCCACCACCGCCACCGACCTCACCCGTCTCGTCGCCGAGGAGCAGGCCGGCAGCCGGCTGCCCTCCGTCGTCGCCGGCATCGTCCGCGACGGCGAGCTCGTCTGGTCCGCCGCGCGCGGCACCATCGACGGCCGCGAGGGCAGCCGCGAAGCCGACGAGCACACCCAGTACCGCATGGGCTCGATCACCAAGACGTTCGTCGCGGTGGCGGTCATGCGGCTGCGCGACGAGGGCCGGCTCGACCTCACCGACCCGCTGGACAAGCATCTCCCCGGCACCGACGTCGGTGACGTCACCATCGCGCAGCTGCTGTCGCACGGCGCCGGGGTGCAGGCCGAGACCGACGGGCCGTGGTGGGAGCGCACCGAGGGCGGGCCCTGGCGGTCGCTGTCGACGCAGCTGGGCCGCCGGCACCCGGCCGGGCAGCGGTTCCACTACTCCAACGTCGGCTTCGGCGTGCTCGGCGAGCTGATCGCCCGGGTGCACGGCCGGTCGTGGTCGAAGGTCGTCTCCGAGGAGCTGCTCGAGCCGCTCGGCATGGACCGCACGACGTCGCGGCCGGTCGCGCCGCACGCGCACGGGCTCGCCGTCCACCCGTTCGCCGACCTCGTCCTGCCCGAACCCGAGCACGACGGCGGCGCGATGGCGCCGGCCGGCCAGCTGTGGTCGACGGTGCGCGACCTCGCCCGGTGGGCCGCGTTCCTCGGCGGCCGCACCGACGGGCTGCTGTCGGCCGAGACGCTGGCGGAGATGTGCCTGCCGCTGGTCGTCGTCGACGTGCCCGGCGCGCCGTGGACCGGGGCGCACGGCCTCGGCGTCCAACTGTGGAACGACGGCGGCCGCCGATTCACCGGCCACGGCGGCTCGATGCCCGGCTTCCTCGCCGAGGTGCGGGTCGACGTCGAGACCGGCGACGGCGTCGTCGTGCTCAGCAACACGACCGCCGGGCTGTCGCGCGGGTTCGCCGCCGGCCTGCTCGACGCATTCGCCGCCGACGAGCCGCGCACGCCGCCGGTCTGGCGGGCCGGCTCCGTGCCGCCGGAGCTGTTCGAGCTGGTCGGGCACTGGTACTGGGGGGCGACGACGTACGAGCTGCGGGCCGCCGGCGACGGCTGGCTGCGGCTCGGCCCGGCACACGGCGCCGGCCGGGCGTCGCGCTTCCGCCCCGACGGCGACGGCGGCTGGGTCGGCCTGGACGGCTACTACGCCGGCGAGCCGCTGCGGGTCGTCCGGCATGCCGACGGCAGCGTCAGCCACCTCGACCTCGTGTCGTTCGTCTTCACCCGGACGCCGTACGACCCGCGGGCCGGCGTCCCCGGCGGTGTCGACTCCGCCGGCTGGCACTGAGACCGTCGGGAAACGCCGCATTCGTCACACCGAATGTGACTAGTACTCGCGGGTAAGGTCACCGGGGATTCCGGCAACGGGAGGTACCGATGACCCTGGTCGCGGACGCCAGCCTGCGGTTGGACGCGGGCTTCTGGGATTACACGCTCATCGCGGTCTACTTCGTGTTCGTGCTGGGCATCGGCCTGATGGCACGGTATGCGGTGTCGGACAGCCTGGACTTCTTCCTGTCCGGGCGGTCGCTGCCGGCGTGGGTGACGGGGCTGGCGTTCATCTCGGCGAACCTGGGCGCGATCGAGATCGTCGGCATGTCCGCGAACGGCGCCGAGTACGGCATGCCGACGATGCACTACTTCTGGATCGGCGCGGTGCCGGCGATGCTGTTCCTCGGCGTCGTGATGATGCCGTTCTACTACGGGTCCAAGGTGCGCAGCGTGCCGGAGTTCATGCTGCGCCGGTTCGGCCCGACGGCGCACCTCGTCAACGCGATCAGCTTCGCGCTCGCGCAGGTGCTGATCGCGGGCGTGAACCTGTTCCTGCTGGCGACGCTGGTCGACGCGCTGCTGGGCTGGCCCCGTCCGGTGGCCATCCTCGCCGCTGCGATCATCGTGCTGAGCTACATCACGCTGGGCGGGCTGTCCGCGGCCATCTACAACGAAGTGCTGCAGTTCTTCGTCATCGTCGCCGCGCTGTTCCCGCTGACGGTGGTCGCGCTCGACCGCGTCGGCGGCTGGGACGGGCTGACCAGCGGCATCCGCGACGCGACGGGGTCGACGGAGCAGCTGAGCGCCTGGCCGGGCAACGAGCTGGCCGGGTTCGACTCCAGCATCCTGTCCGTCATCGGGATCGTGTTCGGGCTCGGGTTCGTGCTGTCGTTCGGCTACTGGACGACGAACTTCGTCGAGGTGCAGCGGGCGATGGCGTCGAAGAGCATGTCGGCGGCCCGCCGCGCGCCGATCATCGGCGCCTACCCGAAGATGTTCATCCCGTTCATCGTGGTGATCCCGGGCATGATCGCCGCGGTCATCGTGCCGGAGCTGGCCGAGTTCAAGCAGACCCAGTCCACCGAGGCCGGCGTCGACTACAACGACGCGATCCTGCTGCTGATGCGCGACCTGCTGCCCAACGGCATGCTCGGTCTGGCGATCGCCGGCCTGCTGGCGTCGTTCATGGCCGGCATGGCCGCCAACATCAGCTCGTTCAACACCGTCTTCAGCTACGACATTTGGCAGCGCTACGTCGTCAAGGACCGCGAGGACGGCTACTACCTGCGAGTCGGCCGCACGATCACCGTCGTCGCTACGTTCGCGGCCGTCGGGACGGCGTTCATCGCGGCCGGCTACTCCAACCTGATGGACTACCTGCAGCAGCTGTTCTCGTTCTTCAACGCGCCGCTGTTCGCGACGTTCATCCTCGGTATGTTCTGGAAGCGGATGACCGCCGCGGCCGGTTGGATCGGGCTCGTGGCGGGAACGCTGTCGGCCGTGACGGTGTTCGTGCTCTCCGAGACCGGGGTGATCGACCTCCCCGGTCAGGGTTCGGCGTTCCTCGCCGCCGGGGCCGCGTTCGTCGTCGACATCCTCGTCAGCGTGGTCGTGAGCCTCCGGACGGCGCCGAAGCCGGCCGCCGAGCTGGCCGGCCTGGTGTACGGGCTGACCCCGAAGGAGGACCTGCAGGATCCGCGTGACCGCAACGAGGCCTGGTACCAGCGGCCGGGGCTGATGGCCGGCATCGCCCTCGTCCTCATCATCATCCTCAACATCGTCTTCTTCTGAGGGGAGCCGAGCAGATGAGCGTCAGTGGAACCCGGACGCGACGCGCCGGAGCCTTCGACATCCGCGTCGTCATCGCCGCGCTGTTCTGCGTCTTCGGGCCGATCCTGGTCGGCATGGGGCTGTTCGGCACCAGCGACGCCGACCTCGAGAAGTCCGGCGGCATGAACGTCAACCTGTGGACCGGCATCGGCCTGATCGTCACCGCCGCCGTCTTCCTGTTGTGGACCTGGCTGCGGCCGATCGTCGTCGACACCGAGGCCGCCGCGAGCGGCGACAGTGACTGACGCCACGTGAGGATCCAATCGATTCACCGTCCCTCCACGTATAAGAGGATGTGAGGGTGTCGGACGAGGCCCTGCTCGCTGGGATGGCCGCCGGCGACGCGGACGCGATGGCCGCGTTCGTCCGCCGTCACCAAGGGCGCGTCTACGGTCTGGCGTTGTCGGTCGTCGGGGTGCCCGCGATCGCGGAGGAGGTGGCACAGGAAGCGTTCGTCCGGGCGTGGCGGCACGCCGGCAACTATGACGCCCGCCGGGCGCAGGCGTCGACGTGGCTGCTGACCATCACCCGCAACGTCGCCATCGACGTCCTGCGGGTCCGCCGGGAGCTCGCCGTCGAACCGTCCGTCGTCGCGGAGATGCTGATCTCCACCACCAACGACAGCGACCGGGTCGCCGACAGCGAACGCATCACCACCGCACTGCGGGCACTGCCCCGCGAGCAGGCGACCGCCGTCCTGCTGTCAGTACATTTCGGCTATACCGCGCGGGAGATCAGTGAGCAGCAGCAGATCCCGCTCGGTACGGCCAAGACACGCATCCGCACCGGACTGTCGCGGCTGCGGGCGATGCTCGAGGTGAGTCATGGTTGATCCGACGAGGTGCGGCGAGGTCGCCGACGCCCTGGCCGAAGTGGCCACCGGCGCCGCCAGCGGCCCGGACCGCGCGCGCGTGCTCGCGCACCTGGCCGACTGCCCCGACTGCCGCCGCGAGCTGGAGGAGCTGACCCGCGTCGCCGACGAGGTGCTGCTGGTCGCGCCCGAGCACGACCCGCCGGCCGGGTTCGAAGGCGCCGTCCTGGCCCGGATCGCCGCGCTGTCCGCAGGGCCGGCCGAGGAGCCGCCCGCCGAGGAGCCGCCGGGCGCCGTTCCGGCCGCGCCGGCGCCGCCTGCCGTGCCGCCCGCTGTGGCGGCCGCGCCGCCGTCCGCGCCGCCGTCCGCGGCGGACGACGCCGACACCGTCGTCACTCCCCTGCGGCCGCGGCGCTGGCGGCGGGCGCTGCCGTACGCCGCCGCCGCGGTGATCGCCGGGCTGGGCGGCGCCGGCGTGGTCTGGCAGGCGACCTCCGACGACCGCGACCTCGCCGCCGGCTACCGCGAGACGCTCGACGTCGCGAACGGCCGCTACTTCCACGCCGCCCCGCTGCTGGACGACGCCGGCGAGCAGGTCGGCCACGTCTTCCTGTACCAGGGCGATCCGTCGTGGGTGTTCACCGTGCTCGGCGACACCGCGGCGCCCGGGACGTACGAGGTGTCCGCCGTCACCGAGGACGGCACCGAGACCGTCGCCGAGTACGAGGTCAGCGGCTCCGGCGGCGGGTCCGGCGGGACGGTCGACGCGAACATCTACCAGATCGAGCGGGTCGACCTGACCGGCCCCGGCGGCGTCGTGTACTCGGCCGACCTGTCCGACGATTAGAAGGGCGGCGTCTCAGGAACGGGCGGATACGGCGCACATACGCCGGCGGGAACCCGCACCGATGTGCTCATGACCGGCCCGACGATCTCCGGTTCGGCGGGGTAGCGATGGCCGGCTGGGGTGATCCACCAGGTGTCGCCGTGGTCGTCGGTGGCGATGGTGAAGGTGTGCCAGGTCTTGGCGCGGTGGTGGCCGTCGTGCAGAGCCCAGGTGTTGGCCGGGTCGGTGGTGCCGCCCTCGGCGTAGGGGATCTTGTGGTCGATCTCGGCCTCCGTGGCCGGTCGGTGGCAGGTGGGGAACCTGCAGGTGCGGTCGCGGGCGATGACGTGGGCTGTGAGGTCGGCCGGTGGGGTGTAGCTCGTGCGGCCGTACTCGAGCAGTCGCCCGTCGGAGGGGTCGGTGAGCAGCCTGCGCAGGGTGGCGTCGGCGGTGATGCGCCGCACGGTGCCGGCCGTGACCGGGCCGTACCCGTCGAGATGTCCGGGCAGGTCGTCCTGGCCAAGGTAGGCACCGACCGGCACGGCGACGTGCACGGTGGCCGCCCGGCCCCGGCGCCGCCCGAGCACCACCGGCCCCGCCGTTGGCGTTGGCGCCGGCCGGTGGCGGGGCCGCAGCGGTGGTGCAGGTGGGGTTGCAGCTGGGGTTGCAGCAGCCGAGGTGGCCGGACTCCAGCGCGGTCCAGGCCAGGCCGGTGAGCAGGTCGAAGCGCAGCTGGTCCAGGCCGCGGTCGTCGCCGGCGCAGCGGGCGTGGCGGGCGGCGGCATCGGTGGCCACCCACAGCGCGATGACGTCTTCGGCCGGTCCGTACAGCGTCATGGTCGCCGTGCCGTCGTCGCCGCCGGGCGAACCGGGCTCGGGCCGGCCGACGCAGCGGCGGTCAGCGGCCTGCCTGCGGCGGTCTTCGGCGCCGGCAGGGTCCGCGGTGATGACCTCGCTGCGCAGCCGCTGGTCCAGGACCCACCGGGTCCGGCCCTCGGCCACGGGCAGGACGGCCGTCTCCACCCGGTGGCGCAAGTCGGTGTCGGGCAGGCAGCGGGTGCGCTCGGCGATCAGCCGCGCCTTGTCCGCGTCGATACGGCCCGCCTCGAGCGCTTCGAAGGTGTCCGGGAGTTCCTGGAGCAGCTCGACCGCCAGCGCGACCTGTCCGGTCGCCCGGCCCGGCGTCCAGCGCGTGGCCAGGGACACCTCGTCGCCGGCAGCTTGGACCGCCCGATGCACGTGCCCCGCAGCCAGGTCGTCCGGGGCGTCGCAGCGCTGGTATTCCGGGCGGGCCGCCAGCTCGGCGAACACCCGCAGTTGCGCCGCTTCCTCGTGCGCCAGCTGTCGCTGCCTCGCCACCGCCACCACGACCAGCTCGTGCGCGGACAGCGTCGCAGGGTCCACGGCCGCCAACGCGACGCCCAATTCTGGCCCGGGCCGGACCACCGCCAGCCGATCGATCGATTCGCACACGCCTGATCCCTCCCGTCCACGAGGAAACGCGCCCCTACGTTCGAGCGCACACCACCCGCGTTGGCCCATGGCAGGCTGGGGTGGGACGACCGCAGACACACTGACGGCTGCGACCGTGGACGAGGCGGGACACCTGGCGTGATGCCCTCTTCAACGCCCGGGAACCCCTTGCAGCCGCTCCCGGTGGCGGCGTGACTTCTACAAATGATCTTACCGAACGCTCGTCCGGATCGCAATCCGTAAGCTGCGCAGAAGACAGGCGCGGCCGGCCCTAGAGCAACGGCAGGTACGACGAGAGGTCGGCGCGCTGCCCGCTGGCCAGGACGGCGCCGGCAGAGACCCCGTCGGCCCAGGTGGTGCGGCCGCCGGCCAACCGCAGCCACAGCGCCGGCGTGAGGTCGACGGTGTTCGGGGGCGTGCCGCGGGTGTGGCGCGGCCCCTCGATGCACTGGACCGCCGCGAACGGGGCGACCCGCACCTCGACGCTGCGGCCGGGCGCACGCTCGGCCAGCACGTCGAGGAGGGTGCGGACGGCGAGCCGGGTGGTGTCGCGCGGGAGCGCCGGCGGGTCGGCGTCCGGGACGGAGCGCGCGAGGTCGTCGGCGTGCACCGCGATCTCGATCACCCGGGTCAGCAGGTAGTCGGCCTGCCGCGCCGGCACCCGCCGCGTCGTCAGCACCATGTCGTCCAGCCCCCGCTCGTCGACGATGTCCGCGGCGGCCTGGTAGCGCGCGTCGATGGCGGCGAGGATGCCGTCCTTGTCGTGCCCTGCTCGGGTTGAAATCGCCAGCGTGCGATCCGAGAGGTCCGCGGCCACCGCCGCGTACGTCGACAGGTACTCGCTGAGGCTGCGCGCCGGCTCACCTCGCGGCGCCGCCGCCGTCGCCGTCACCGAGTCGGCCACCAGCGCGATGTGCGCCGCCAGGTCCGCGACGGTCCAGCCGGGCAGCACACTCGGGCCGGTCCAGTGCTCGGCCGGCAGCGCCGCCAGCCAGCCGCGCAGCGCCTCATGGCCGCTCCGGTACGCCGCCCACGCCGTCGCCGGGTCCATCCGCTTCGCCACCCCGGCAGGCTACCCGTGGCCAGACGTAGGTCGAGCGCTCCGGACCCCGTCGGGCACGCCAGATATCTAGGTGCACGCGGTCATGGTGCTGCCGATCCGAACTTGTAATATCAAGTGGTGTCCCAGTCGGCCGGCAGCAGCTTTCCTTACCGGAGGATCGTCGATGACCTCCGGACGGAGATACTCTCCGGGCGCCTGGAAGCCGGCGAGCAATTGCCGTCGGAGAACGATCTGGCACATAGGTACAAGACGAGTCGACCGACAGTCAGGCGTGCGATTGCCGTCCTGCGCAGCGACGGACTGGTCGTCACCGAGCAAGGACGCGGCGCGTTCGTCCGCCGGAAGCCGCATGTGCGCTTTCGACTGGAAGGAACGAACTATCGACGGCATCGCAGCGCCGGCCAGCCCGGATTCAACGCCCAGGCCGCAGAGCAGGGCCAGACGGCCAGCCAACAACTCCTTGAGGTCACCAGCGTTCCAGCCGACGCCGAGATCGCCTTACGTCTCGATCTCGACCCCGGCGAACTCGTCGTGGTGCGTCGTCGGCTGTTCATCGTCGACGACCAGCCGATAGCCCTCTGCAACAGCTTCTACCCCGCGGCCATCGCCGCAGGGACAGCGATCAGTGAGATGCGCCTGATCAAAGGCGGAGCGCATGCGGTCATCGAGGATCCCGAGGGCCCGATCAAGCGCTCCATCGCACGATCTGTCGATGAGCTCGTCGCCCGAATGCCGACGGCCGCCGAGATCGCTGCGTTGACTCTTCCGCCAGGTGAGCCCGTGGTTCGCGTCGTCCGGACGATCTTCGATGCCACCGACGAGCCTGTCGAGGTTCAGGAGACGATCGCCGCAGCTGATCGGCACGAGTTCCGATACGAGGTGGCGATGCGGTGATTGGAACCGATACGCCCAACGTCACGTCGATCACGGTTGGCGCATGCCTTTCACTCACCGGCAGATACGAGCGTTTCGGTTCCCAGGCGGCACAGGCTCTGACGATCATGACGTCCTTCGACGACATCGAGGTGCTCATCGAGGATGATCAGAGCGATCCGCAGGCGTTGACCGCCGGCATACGACGTCTTGCCGGCCGATGCGATGTTCTTCTCGGCCCCTACTCGACACAACTGATGCGAACCGCGAGCAACCTTGCCGCGGAGCACGACTGGCTCTTGTGGAACCATGGCGGCTCAGGCGATGACATCGAAGAATCGCACCCGGGTCACATCATTTCCGTACCCACCCCGACGCGACACTACAGCGGCCCGTTCCTAAGGTGGCTGCGCCGTCGCACGACGCCGGCTCCGCTCCGCATCATCACCGGCAAAGGCAGCTTCGCGCGCCAAGTCGCAGCGGGAGCACTCGCTGAGGCAGGTCTCCACGAGCTCGAAGCAGAGCACCTCGAAGCGCAGCACCTCATGCCGGAGCTCACGTCAGTCCCCTGGGATCTTTTCTCGGCCGGCACGTTCGAAGCCGACGTGGAGATCGTTCGTCGTGCTCAACAGCTACGCAAACCTCCCCGCACGATCTGCTCGGTGGCGGCCGGCGTGCACGACTTCGCCGATGAGGTCCGCAACGTCGTGGACATATTCGGCGTCGGGCAGTGGTTCCCGGGAAGCTCGCCGCAGCCCGGACTCGGCCCCTCAGAGGACGAATTCATCGCGCGATACGTCTCGCGGTTCGGCTCGATGCCCAGCTATCCAGCCGTCCAGGCCGCCGCGACCGTCGCCCTTGCCACGCATTGTGTGCGCACGGCCGGCACGTCCAGTCGGCAGGCGGCGTGGGACGTCGCGACCAGCTTGGCGACGTCGACCCTCTTCGGCCGATTCAGGATCGACCCCGCCACCGGTCGACAGCTCGAACATGAACCAGTCCTCGTGCGCTGGACACACTCCGGCCTACGGCTGGCGCCTGAGTAGCTCCTGAGCCGAACCGGCACGACTCCATCACCAGGGCTTGACTTGTATTTCCAAGTGACTCTACCCTGGCGTAGCTTGTATTTCCAAGTTGACTGACGCCCAGGTCAGCGACACAGACCCCGGGCAAGTCACACGAGACTGGCGGCGAAGGGAGGTGCCAGATGGCAGACCGCGACCACTACCCGGGCTCGGCGGAACAAGACAGCAACCCGGACGCTGCGATCGCTCTCGGCGATGCAACCGCCCTGACGAAGGGCGGAGCGGAGAAGAGCATCGAGGCCAAACAACGCCCGTACGACTGACTCGCTGACAGCGGTCACGGCGATGGGCCGTGACCGCTGTCACCCACCCAGGAAGGGCCGGAAATGCGCTGGTTCGGCGGCTGCGCTCCGGGAGATCACCTGCCGCTCCCATGCGACGCAGACCTGATCTGGGACAGCCCACCCGTATGGACGATGGGTGGCTGGCCTGGCCAGACGCTTCGCGTCGTCACCGACGCAGAAGCTCGACTCGCGGTGTTCGGTGCGTGTTCTGCAGACCAGAGCTCGCTGCTCCGAGCCGCCAGGTCACGCGATCTCCCGGCAGCGTGCAGCGACTGGGCCGGCTCCTTCGTGGTGGCGCGACTGCCGGGGAACGGCACGCTCGACCTGGTCACCGATCCCGTCGGCGCGTGTCCCCTGTACCTGGCGCAGACACCCAGCGGAATCGTCTGGGGTTCCAGTTCGCTGGCCTTGTCGTCCTTGACTGGGTGCCGAATCGACCGGGAGTGGCTGTCCTCTTACTTGGCGGACAAGGACTCGATGCCTCGAGATCGCAGCGCATGGGCAGACGTCGCCCCCGTTCCGCCGGGGCATCAGATCACCCTCGCCGCCGGGCGCATTGCGGCGACCAGAGGTTGGTGGTCACCCACCCGACGCCAGTATGACGATGCGGTCACCCTCGTCCGGCGCTCGTTGCTCGGTGGAGTCAAGGCTCGAATGAATGCGCCGAAGGTATCCGTGGATCTGGCCGGGATGGACTCGACGACCATCGCCGCGATCGCGGCGCGATACGGTCGCGTGCTCGCGATGACCGTGCACCCCGAGGGTCGCGACGAGGGCGGCGACCTGGACTATGCGCGAGCGTTCACAGACACGAACGTGACCCAGGCGTTGCTGCCGATGCCGACCGATCAGTTGCCGTTCGGCCGATCAGCAGACCGCCTGCCACCGTCAGACGAGCCGGCACCGTCGTCCGCGTCCTGGGCGTTCTTCTCGGCCCAGCTCCGAATGGCCGAGGCTGCCGGCTCGACCTGCCACCTGACCGGCGACGGCGGCGACAATCTCTTCCTTCCTCCCCCTTCGCATCTGACGCTGCTGGCCCACCGGGGCAGGATCGTTCGCCTCTGGCGCGATGCCCATGGTTGGGCACGCCTACGAAGCGTCAGCCCTTGGGGCGTTGTCGCCGCCGCAGTCAGGGGTGATGCCCAGCAGCTAACCCAGCCGTGGAATGCCCGGCCGTCCTGGGTACGCAACGCGACCGCCACCAGGCACCGGGCCGAAGCCGACCCCGA is from Jiangella alkaliphila and encodes:
- a CDS encoding rhamnulokinase gives rise to the protein MTTHTAAAVDLGASSGRVMLARVGRDRLDITEVHRFGNVPVRLPGGLHWDVLRLYRDVLDGLGQAARACVDGEVLGSIGIDSWAVDYGLLDDTGALLGNPHHYRDGRTSGAAAAVHAKIGERGLYDITGLQYLPFNTIYQLAVDPAAATAAHALLVPDLLTYWLTGSLGTEATNASTTGLLDVRSGDWAAPLFDALGLPPGLFPPLRRPGDVVGPLLPEVLDDTGLAPSAVVTAVGSHDTASAVVGVPAADERFAYISCGTWSLVGVELDAPVLTPAGRAANFTNEGGVDGTVRYLRNVMGLWLLSESIATWNRTGPPADLPALLAAAADVPAGGPVFDPDDPVFLPPGDQPARIADALRRAGERVPSSRAELVRCILDSLAAAYARTVREASGLSGCPVDVVHLVGGGARNELLCRLTADACELPVLAGPVEATALGNVLVQARAHGAVAGDRWALRELLRSTQPTTRYEPSSM
- a CDS encoding nitroreductase/quinone reductase family protein, whose product is MADERPPRLPPRWFIRTFWTLHRALCRVSGGRLGLWRPKPGKWGTLRLTTTGRRTGRERKVVLGYVEDGPNLVTLAMNGWAAPEPAWWLNLQARPDATVELAGTSHPVRARAAEGAERTRLWETWRGIDKGLDGLAARRPAETAVVILEPRAH
- a CDS encoding serine hydrolase domain-containing protein is translated as MRPTTATDLTRLVAEEQAGSRLPSVVAGIVRDGELVWSAARGTIDGREGSREADEHTQYRMGSITKTFVAVAVMRLRDEGRLDLTDPLDKHLPGTDVGDVTIAQLLSHGAGVQAETDGPWWERTEGGPWRSLSTQLGRRHPAGQRFHYSNVGFGVLGELIARVHGRSWSKVVSEELLEPLGMDRTTSRPVAPHAHGLAVHPFADLVLPEPEHDGGAMAPAGQLWSTVRDLARWAAFLGGRTDGLLSAETLAEMCLPLVVVDVPGAPWTGAHGLGVQLWNDGGRRFTGHGGSMPGFLAEVRVDVETGDGVVVLSNTTAGLSRGFAAGLLDAFAADEPRTPPVWRAGSVPPELFELVGHWYWGATTYELRAAGDGWLRLGPAHGAGRASRFRPDGDGGWVGLDGYYAGEPLRVVRHADGSVSHLDLVSFVFTRTPYDPRAGVPGGVDSAGWH
- a CDS encoding sodium:solute symporter family protein, giving the protein MTLVADASLRLDAGFWDYTLIAVYFVFVLGIGLMARYAVSDSLDFFLSGRSLPAWVTGLAFISANLGAIEIVGMSANGAEYGMPTMHYFWIGAVPAMLFLGVVMMPFYYGSKVRSVPEFMLRRFGPTAHLVNAISFALAQVLIAGVNLFLLATLVDALLGWPRPVAILAAAIIVLSYITLGGLSAAIYNEVLQFFVIVAALFPLTVVALDRVGGWDGLTSGIRDATGSTEQLSAWPGNELAGFDSSILSVIGIVFGLGFVLSFGYWTTNFVEVQRAMASKSMSAARRAPIIGAYPKMFIPFIVVIPGMIAAVIVPELAEFKQTQSTEAGVDYNDAILLLMRDLLPNGMLGLAIAGLLASFMAGMAANISSFNTVFSYDIWQRYVVKDREDGYYLRVGRTITVVATFAAVGTAFIAAGYSNLMDYLQQLFSFFNAPLFATFILGMFWKRMTAAAGWIGLVAGTLSAVTVFVLSETGVIDLPGQGSAFLAAGAAFVVDILVSVVVSLRTAPKPAAELAGLVYGLTPKEDLQDPRDRNEAWYQRPGLMAGIALVLIIILNIVFF
- a CDS encoding RNA polymerase sigma factor, producing MSDEALLAGMAAGDADAMAAFVRRHQGRVYGLALSVVGVPAIAEEVAQEAFVRAWRHAGNYDARRAQASTWLLTITRNVAIDVLRVRRELAVEPSVVAEMLISTTNDSDRVADSERITTALRALPREQATAVLLSVHFGYTAREISEQQQIPLGTAKTRIRTGLSRLRAMLEVSHG
- a CDS encoding anti-sigma factor family protein, giving the protein MVDPTRCGEVADALAEVATGAASGPDRARVLAHLADCPDCRRELEELTRVADEVLLVAPEHDPPAGFEGAVLARIAALSAGPAEEPPAEEPPGAVPAAPAPPAVPPAVAAAPPSAPPSAADDADTVVTPLRPRRWRRALPYAAAAVIAGLGGAGVVWQATSDDRDLAAGYRETLDVANGRYFHAAPLLDDAGEQVGHVFLYQGDPSWVFTVLGDTAAPGTYEVSAVTEDGTETVAEYEVSGSGGGSGGTVDANIYQIERVDLTGPGGVVYSADLSDD
- a CDS encoding HNH endonuclease, which translates into the protein MVLGRRRGRAATVHVAVPVGAYLGQDDLPGHLDGYGPVTAGTVRRITADATLRRLLTDPSDGRLLEYGRTSYTPPADLTAHVIARDRTCRFPTCHRPATEAEIDHKIPYAEGGTTDPANTWALHDGHHRAKTWHTFTIATDDHGDTWWITPAGHRYPAEPEIVGPVMSTSVRVPAGVCAPYPPVPETPPF
- a CDS encoding sterol carrier family protein, with product MAKRMDPATAWAAYRSGHEALRGWLAALPAEHWTGPSVLPGWTVADLAAHIALVADSVTATAAAPRGEPARSLSEYLSTYAAVAADLSDRTLAISTRAGHDKDGILAAIDARYQAAADIVDERGLDDMVLTTRRVPARQADYLLTRVIEIAVHADDLARSVPDADPPALPRDTTRLAVRTLLDVLAERAPGRSVEVRVAPFAAVQCIEGPRHTRGTPPNTVDLTPALWLRLAGGRTTWADGVSAGAVLASGQRADLSSYLPLL